The region CTAGCAAAGTGCATCATGAGTAAAGTAACAGGCGATGAGCTGACAAGCTTCAAAAGCAAACGCATCCCTCTCTTTGCCAAAAAAGAAGCTAGCCAGTAATTTAGATTTTTTACTTTCCAAAGGTCCCTACCTCCTAGATACTTTCGCCAAGGGAAAGCATGGTGGAAGAGAAACTCATATTCAAAGGTATATCCGCTTTCCCAGGCATTGTCTATGGTAAGGTCCATAAGTGGATTCCCCACAAACGAAAAAGAGAACCACGCTCTGGCCTTGAGCCAGCCGAAACGCGAGCTGAATTAGAACTTTTCAAACAAAGTCTTTCCAGAACCGAACAAGAATTAGAGGCACTCCGAGAAAAATGCCAAAAAGGGGAAAAGAATTCGGAACTTGCCGAGATCATAGAATCCCAAATTGTATTCTTGAACGACCCACTCTTTCGAGCTAAGGTGGTGGAAAGAATACAACTCAATTTTGAAAATGCAAATTTAGCTCTTGAAACAGCGGTTAGTTCCCTATACGAAGAATTCCAAAATATCCCCGATCCGTTTTTTAGAGAGAGAGCTGACCACCTGCTTGATATAGGAAAAAGGTTAGAAGATAACCTAGGCCCCGAAAGCAACAAATCAGAGGATCTCAACCTTCGTCTTCCTGAGTCCTGCATTCTAGTGGCAAAAGAAATTACCCCCACAGAAATGATCAGCCTAGACAAAACCAAAATCATAGGTATAGCTACTGACTTTGGTGGAAAAACAGGTCATATGGCGATCATTGCACGTAACTTTGGCATTCCCACAGTCGTAGGACTAAAAAACATCACAGCACATGTAGAAGAAGATGATTATATACTTTTGGATTCACAAAAAGGGATCATACATAGGTCACCTAGCTTGGATGAGGTGAAACTATATGGGATCAGTTCCGAAATCAAATCCAATCCTCAAGAGGAGCCAAATCTCCCTCTTTTAAAAACTACAGATGGTGCTGAACTCAAAATTAAGGTTAATGTGGACTCTCTCGAGGAAGTGAGCCTTGCTGAAGAAAAAGGGGCAGATGGGATAGGGCTTGTTAGAACCGAAATTCTTTTCATCAGTTACCAAGACATCAAGCCAACAGAAGAAGAACAATTTGATGTCTACAAACAAATACTTCTGCAAATGAAAGATAAAACTGTCACCTTCCGCGTCTGGGACATTGGTGCGGATAAAATGGAAAATGGATATGAAGAGTCCAATCCATTTCTTGGGAATAGAGGCATACGATATCTGCTTCGACACCCTCATTTTTTTAAAGAACAATTGCGTGCCCTTCTCCGAGCAAGTGAATTTGGTACGATGTGGATTATGCTTCCAATGATCACAACCTTATCAGAAATTTTAGAATCAAAGAGGTTGATTCAGGAATGTGAAGAGGAATTAAAATACCAAGGCCACCAAATCCATAAACAGATACCGTTGGGGATCATGGTAGAGACTCCCGCCTGCGCCTTGAATCTACCCTTTCTGGGTAAACATGTTGATTTCTATAGTGTTGGCACAAACGACCTTTTGCAGTATCTATTAGCCGTGGAAAGAAACAACCACACTGTGAATGATCTCTACAATCCTTGGCAAGTTGTCTTTTTGCTTTTGCTAAAGAATATAGCAGAAGTTGCAAAATCCCAAAAAAAACCTCTTTCCATCTGCGGAGAGATTGGGAGTGATCCTATGTTTACCTCTGTTCTGATAGGTATGGGCTACAGAGATTTGTCCTGTGCTTTGCCTCTACTCAAAAAAATCAAAAAGAAAGTTACAGAATGTTCGGTTTGGAAATCAAAATTACTAGTGGACCAGGTGATATCCCTAGCGGCTGAAGAAAAATATGAAGATATAGAGACTCTCGTGAGCCAAACAATCGGCTAAATGACCTACCTCCAAATCTCACGCATACGTTTTCGCAAAGAAAACCAAATCACCAAAAGTAAAGCTGCACCCAGCCAGGAGCTGTAGACAAAGATCGAAAAGAAATCTGATATCTGAGCCTGTGCTTGCGAAATTCCAGCTAAATATCCTGCTAAATAGTGCCCAAAGGCATTGGAAAGAAACCAAGTTCCCATTAGCATGCCCGCAAATCGCATAGGCGCTGTTTGGTTCACAAAGGAAAGGCCTACCGGTGATAAAAATATTTCACTCAAAGTATTCCAAAAGTAAACAAAAATCAAAATCCAGAAGCTAACTTTGTTTTGTTCCGAGATTTGCGAATCCTTTGTTACCAGAGCAAGTACAGCAAATCCTATTCCTAAAAAAAATAGGCTAAATACAAACTTTAGCATGGGATCAAAAGAGATTGAGCGAGAAGCGATCCTATCCCAGAGAGTGATGCAGATCGGTGCTAATAGAAGAATAAAAAGTGGATTGATGGATTGGAAATAAGAAGCGGGGATTTCCCAACCAAATACAAATCGATCTGTATACCGAAGAGCAAATAGATTTAGGGAACTACCCATTTGTTCAAATGCCATCCAAAAGATAATGCTGAATAAGGACAAAAGTAAAATCAGTAAAATCCTAAATGTATTGCTACCTTCCTCTTCATTCGTTACTACTTTAGAAGCTCGGGGCAAGGTCCATATATCCGGATTGAATTTGTTTGTCCCAAAGTAAAAAATACAAATGCCTAAAGCCATTCCTATGCCTGCGGCTCCAAATCCATAGTGCCAATTCACCTTTTCACCCAAATATCCACAAAACAAGGGACCAAGTAAGCCACCTAAGTTGATACCCATATAAAAAATCGTGTAGGCACTATCCTTCAAATGAGGTTCCTTTTCATACAATCTTCCCACCAAAGTTGACATATTGGGTTTAAAGAATCCATTTCCGAGAGCTAAGAGTACCAATCCGAAATAAAAGAAAGTGAGTCCTGGGATTGCGAGCGATAAATGACCCAACAACATAAGAAATGAGCCTATATAGATTGACCTTTTCAATCCAAGATATCTATCAGCGATCAATCCTCCCAAAACAGGCGTTACATAAACAAAACTTGTATAAAGTCCATACACTTGGCTAGCATCTTTGTCGGAAAAATCCATTGCTTTAACCAAATACAAAACTAACAATGCACGCATCCCATAATAACTTGTGCGCTCCCACATCTCAGTGAAAAAGAGTGGGCTTAGTTTTTGATGAAGAGAAACGTTCATTTCGTACGGCTTCTCCATTCGACTTCTTTTTCTTTACTTTCCATATTCACATAACGTGCAGCTGTAAAAAGATAATCTGACAAACGGTTCAAAAAGATACGAATCTCTTGCGATATATCTCCTCCATTCTGTATGTAAGTGAGTGTCTCCCGTTCGAGTCGTCGAGAAATGGTTCGGGCTATATGTAAACCTGAGGCAAAACTAACACCTGCTGGTAGAATAAAACTTTTTAGCTCTGGCAAAGACTGACTCAAACGGTCGATCTCATTTTCCATCTCTTGGGTATCTTCTGGCCCGATACAGGAGACTCCAGATTTTGCTTGGTAACCGGCAAGTTCTGAGCCAAGCTCGAATAACAGGTGTTGGACTTTTGTCAAATATTCTATGACCCCTGACCCAGATTGTGGCCTAAAGGAAAGAGCAAAGCCTATCCAAGAGTTAAGCTCATCACTGGTTCCATAAAGACCTACCCGTTCGTCTGTCTTTGGGACCTTTTTTCCAGAGGCCAAATAGGTCTCTCCTGTATCCCCAGCCTTTGTATAAATCTTCAAATTCTCATCCTGACCGTCAAAATTTCTTTACAGACACAGTTTCTTGGGAGTAGACTGAAAGGGAAAGGCAATTTCGGGAGAAACAGGGAAGGCAACCCCTCTTCTCTTCTGCTAAACAGAAACGGAAGCGGCCTCTCCTCTTTGTAGGGAAACAAAGGGTCTAGAGACACACAAGGAGGGTGTGACTATGATTATCAATCACAACGTCAGCGCTTTGGTAGCAAAGCGAGCACTGACAAATACCAGTCGTGATATGGACAAATCCATGGAACGTCTCGCCACAGGCATGCGACTCAATCGCCCTGGTGATGATGCTCCTGGATTTGCGGTATCCGAAAAACTAAGAAGCCAAATCCGAGGTTTGGGACAAGCAGAACGAAATACCCAAGATGGTCTATCCTTTCTGCAAGTCACGGAAGGATCATTGGATCAGGTTAATTCCATTCTCCAACGCCTACGAGAACTCTCAGTTCAGTCGGCTAACGGAATCTACTCTACAGAAGATCGAAAACTAGTTCAGTTAGAGGTCTCGCAATTGGTAGAGGAAGTAGAGAGAATCGGAACGACTGCCGAGTTCAACAAAATTCGTCCACTGGATGGTCGATTTTCGAGAGCCGGAAAAAATCCTATGTCGGTGCAGGTGGGTGGCAATGCGGGAGAGAGAGTTGATATATTCATCAATACTATGAATAGTTCAGCTTTGAAGTTAAAAGGTGGACAAGACCGTTTGACTCTTTCGACTCCTGACAAAGCAAATAACTCTTTAAAAGTTTTGGATGATGCGATTTCAAAAGTAAATCAACTTCGTTCAGATTTAGGAGCTTATTACAACCGACTTGACCTGACTCTTCGATCGTTAAGCAACAATTATGTGAATTTGGTTTCTTCCGAATCACAAGTGAGAGATGCTGATATGGCAGAAGAAATGGTTGAATTTTCCAAAAACCAAATCCTTACCAAATCTGGTGTAGCGATGCTTGCACAAGCAAATGTTCGTCCAGAATCCGTTGTTAAATTGCTTACGGATCGCTACTAGATCTTGGCGCTTGGGGGGATTTCAATCCCCCTTTTTTGCAGTTTCCACTTGCCTAAAATCATTTCCTTCCCAAGCTTAGTCCGAAAGATTTAATATTCGAGGATAAAAATGAAACAGCTTGTTTCGGGCACTTTAGCCCTTTCACTTTTAACTAGTATTTCCTGCGGACTATCAGATAACGCTAAAAGATTGATAATGAGTACATCCATAGGTTGTGCTGCTGGTTTGGCTATTGGAGCAGTTTATGATGAATCCCAAAGAAAAAAGGATTCAAAAAATACAAAGAACAATTTCCAAAAACAAATTAAAGACGCACTCAACTTAGAAAAGAAAAAACCACAAAACAAAGGTAAGATTATTGGCCTAGGTGCTGGTTGCCTTGCAGGACTCGGTACAGGATTCTATTTGAATACAATGTATGACAATATGAATGAGCAGATGTCCAAAGAAGGGATTGCTCTGGAAAAACAAACGGGTGCCAATGGTGAAACAGAAGCCCTTCTTGTGAAGATGGACGGTGGCATTTCCTTTGAAGATGGAAAGTCTGACCTCAAAGGGAAAGGAAAGGAAAACCTCGATAAATTAGCAGAGGCACTCGCTGCGTATCCCGAAACCAAAATCAATATCACAGGCCATGCCAACAAAACAGGTGCAGAAGATGTAAATTTAAGGCTATCCCAATCACGTGCAGAAACAGCTAGTTCCGCTATTAAGGAAAGTGGTATAGAAGCACAAAGAATCAATTCTGTAAAAGGACTTGGGTCTAGCACTCCTGCGAAAGGTTTGAAGCCTGAAGATGGAAAGAATAGAAGAGTAGAAGTAGAAATCTTAGCAGCAGGCTAAGCAAGAACAAGGATACCGGTTTTCAGAGGATCCGAAAACCGGTATTTTTATTTACATACCTAAGCCTGGAAAACCTCCCATGGCTTGCATTTGCTTTGCGGCACCTGCCTGAGCCTCGGAAAGAGCCTTGGCATAGGCCTCTTGTATCGATTTTTCTAATACTATCTTATCTTTTTTTTCCAAAAGTTCATCTTCTATCTGTATGGATTTCATTTGGAATTTGCCATCCAAAGTAATGGAAAGAAGTTTATTTTTAGATATACCAACAAAGTTTAAGTTGGCTAATTCCTTCTCCATTGTTTTGACTTGAGATCTCATCTTCTTCATTTGTTTGAGCATCTCAAACTTATTGCCACCTGCTCCACCGAACATATTTACCTCGTTTTAGAAACCTTCCATAACAGAAAAACAAGGATAGAAATTCAGGGCAATAGAAAAAACCCTTCATTTAGAATCCTGTTTCTCAGGTCGATACTCAATCTATGGTCCATCCTGATCGACCCTGGAAACGAATATGGGATCTTCTTATCTTTCTTTGTACGACCTACTTTGCTGTGGAAGTACCGCTTCGGATCGTCTTTCATTACAAGGTAGACCAAGAAATCGTATTCTACGAGCGGATCTTCCAAATCCTTTTCTCGATCGATATTCTTTTAAATTTTCGAACTGGCTTTTTCGAAGAGCGCACTTTAGTGATGAACCACCATCAAGTTGCAAGGAAATATTTCAAGTCCTGGTTCTTTGTAGATTTTCTCTCTGCCTTTCCCTTCGATGTCTTCGGTGGTTTTTTCTATGAATACTTTGGAGTAACGGATACACTTCGGATATTAAGAATCCTAAGGGCTGTTAAAGTTTTCGAACTCTTCAAATCTTTACGACTCTTGGCAATGGGTGGTAACGAAGAATTCCAGTATAGAGTATTGGAGGTAATCAACCCAGTTACCTTTCGTTTGGTCTTTTTTATTTACTGGACAAGTTTGTTTGCACATTGGGTAGCTTGTGGTTGGATAAAACTTACACCAGAATTTTTAAAAGATAGCGATATAATCACTCGTTACATCAGATCTCTCTATTGGTCTGTAACCACCCTAACCACGATTGGTTATGGAGATATCACTCCGAGAACAAATACCCAAACAATCTACACAATGTTTGTGATGATCATAGGAGTTGGTATTTACGGATATGTTGTTGGTAACATCGCAAGTCTTCTTTCCAATGTTGACATTTCTCGTATAAAGTTTCAGGAAAAATTGGACACGATCAATTCATTTCTTAGATACAAAAAGATTCCAGCCGATCTCTCAAATAGGATCCGGTCGTATTATATCAACTTATGGGAAAATCGACATGGAATCGATGAGAGGGACATCTGGGAGGAACTTCCATCTGCCATGAAGATAGAAGTCTCTTTATTTTTACATGCAAAGTTAATTTCTGTAGTTCCCTTTTTTCGTGATGCGACGGAAGAATTAAAACGCGAAATTGTACAACAATTAAAACCAATTGCCTTTATGCGAGGAGACCTTATCTTTCGGGAAGGGGATGTTCCACATAACATGTATTTCATTGCAAAAGGATCTGTTGATATCATCAAAGAATCCTCTGGCACAGTCTTAGATTCCTTGCATGAAGGGAATTTTTTTGGCGAAATGGCATTGATAGACGATAGGCTTAGGTCTGCATCTGTCCGTGCTCGAACATTTTGTGAAACCTATGTGTTAAGCCGAGAAAGTTTCCGGGAGATACTCAGCCACCACCCACAATTTGCAAAGAAAATACGACAAATTGCAATGAGCCGAAAGAAACAATCTAAGCAAACGGGAATCGAAACTCCGGCTCGATAAGTTTAATCACTTCATCCGCCAAACGGTCAAAGGCAAACCATGGGATTGAATCTTTTTTTAATGGTTCATGTTTTTCCGTTTTGGTTTTTATGGATTCTGATTTTGGTATCTCATTCAAGGTAGGTATCTCTTCGATTTGTTTTAATCGATCGATGATCTCTCTATGTTTCTTGGATGTTCCAAATAAGGAGGGTAAAAAGGCAGTCATCTTTTTGGCAGAAAATAAATTTTCAGTGGCAGAGATCTCATCTAAAAGTAAATTTACAGCTCTTATGGCCCACTTACTAGGTGTTACAGGGATCACAACCAAATTTGCAACAAACAAAGCGCTCGTTAACTCATATTTGGCAGCTCCAGGTGTATCAATCACAACATAGGAATATTGGTCTCTAACCTTATCTAGAGTTTTTTTGAATTCCTGGGATATGAACAAAGGGTCCTCTGTGACTCTCACTAGTTTTGAAAGCGTTAGGGTAGCCGGTATGACATCGACTAAAGTTTTTCTTACAATCACATCTTCAATAGAAGATCTTCCGAGAAGAAGAGAAAGGATGTTATGGTTTTCCAAACGCTCTATAGGGTAATCGGGTAAAAAGAAATCTGTCAAATCAGCTTGCATATCCAAATCTATGACCAGGGTTTTCCCCCGTCGTGCAAGTGCAGTGGCCAGATGGATGGCTGTCGTAGACTTAGCACTCCCGCCTTTGATATTGGACACGGTGATGACTTTCATGCCGTCGATTCTAAATAGTTTAGTAGAATTACCAAACAAATTTTTTTTGAAAATTCCTTGGAGAGAGCTAAGAAGTTGAAATCCTTGGCACTCTATGGCTTACTTAGCAAAATTTCGTGTTTGGGACAAAGCAGCAAAAGAATTCACGATCAAAGGCTTTTCGCTCACCTTAGATGGTAAGTTGCTTCGTATGGGACAGCCTGTCAGCAACGATGGAAATTTTATCTTACATGCCTTTACAGGTATGAAGGATAAATACGACAAAGAGCTCTATGAAGATGACGTGATCGAACATACCATTGCCAAAGGTGGAAACCTCACCCAAGAGGTGGGAGTCATCAAATACAACAATGAGCATGGCGCCTTTTATCTAGAAAATGGCCCACCACTTCTCCAATTGTTTTCCATCCGAAAGGTAGGCAATCCATATGAAAATCCTATCCTCTTCGATCTCTATTTCAAAAACAAAGTCCAGTCTTGAAGAGTTTCCCTAGGCAATGGATTTTCATCCTTGCCTTTTCTGGTCTACCGCTTTCGATCCGATCTGAGTCCTTGGACCAAACCTGGGATACGTTGCAGAGATCCAAAGAGTTGTATTCCTTACAAGATAAAGCACCGCAGAGGCTGCGCTTCGGTTTCGGATACGAAGGCCCCCAACAATTGACCAAGGAAGCTATCAGCCATGAGGTCTTTCGGTTTTGCGCTCACTACATCGAACGGTTCCACCCTGAATTCCAAAGCCCAAAGCATCGAGTCAACATTCGCAACCACATCAGCAGTTATTACACGGAAATCTTCAGTCCTCAATTTTTAGGTAAATCCACATTTGTCTGCCACTCTCTTTGGGATAAAGAAAAAGGGAGCCTCAAGGTTAGTTTTTTTTCCAACAGAGACATTTACTTTCCCTTCCGTTGGGAGTATCTAAAGGCCGATGGTAGCCTTGCCTTCTTAGAGGAGGATGAAGAAAAATTAGGAAGAAAGGACAGTTTTACTCGCTTCCACTCCGACCAATGCGTAGAGTCCATCCAAAAAGATAAAAATGGAATTGGGGGCATTGACCAATGGTGGATCTATGATCAATGCCAACTCATACGAATCGAATACGATGAGAATGAAAATGGATTGAAAGAGAGAGTCTGTTTTTTTGAAAACGGTAAACAGAAAAATTGTGAAGGTATCGGAGAAAAGGAAGAAAAAGTAGCGCGGAGCTTCCTTGAAAGAGGAGAATCAGAAAAGGCATTGCAAGCTTTTTATTTTGCTTTGGGCGAATACAAAAAAGAATTCTCTTCACCTACTTCTAGAACCTGTTCCTTGTTACGTGAAATCATTTCCTTGGAATATGCCAAGGAAAACTATCCAAAGTTTGGGAAATACTTGGATGAATTCCTAGCGATTCCTATCTGCGAAAAAAATTCTTTGGAAATGTTGATTTACAAAGCTTACTACCAACTCTACATCTCGCAAAAGTACAAAGAGGCCAAAAAAACCTATAGAAAGGCCTCGGAAGAATACTTTCGAATGAACGGAGAAGAAAACCCCGAGCTGATTCTTAATCTTGCATTTTCGCAGTATAAAGATGAGGATCCCCTTTCTTGCCTCCAAAGTTTAGAACGATTGCGTGAAAAACGTATGTTAGCTGTTGCTAGGTTTTATTTTTTTTACTACAGGGCTTCCTGTTCCTTGTCCCTCAAAAAATATGAAGAATCCATACAAGATTTTCAGAAGGCACTTATAAAGTCCCAAGATCAAAATTACCACGCACTCATCTATTTAAAAATAGCCAAGTCGCTTTATGCCTTGTCTCGGTTTGCAGAGGGAGAGGATTTCCTCATCAAATCACTTTCAGCAGACATTCAGTTGTTTGCACAAGTTAAGGAAGATCCAATTTTCCAAAGTTTTCTCCTAAGCCCTGCGGGACAAAAGTTCCAATCAAAATATTCCTTGCCGAAGAAGTAGAAGTCAGAAAGCATCGAGAGAAATTTAGGGAGCAAACTCGCGGATGAAAAATTTTTCCACTCTGAACGACGTATTTTATTATACAAAAAATCGTTATGGTTCTAAAGAACTTTTCTTTTCCAAAGACAACCAAAAACAATTCAAAGGAACCACATTTGCAGATGCATTTCGCAAGGCCGAAAATGTTGGACTCGCCTTACTACAATTTGGCTTAAAACCAGGAGATAAAGTCGGACTTATGGCGGACAACCGCTTAGAGTGGGCCATTGCCGATATGGCAGTGCTACTCAATGGTGCCGTTGATGTGCCGAGAGGCTCTGACTCCACACCACAGGAGATTCAGTACATATTGGAACATTCCGAAAGCAAATACTGTTTTGTGGAACACCAAAAACTCTATGAATCCCTTAAGCCAATCCTTGGCTCGACAAAAGTAGAAAAAGTAATCGTTTTGGATCCGCAATTTTCCTCCAAAGATCCAAATGTACATTCCTTAGCAGAACTCGTCCAGATGGGCGAAGAATACCGTAAAAATTTACCGTCCTTAGAACTGCGGGCAAAACAAACAAAACCAGACGATCTATTTACCATCATTTACACCTCCGGCACAACGGGAATGCCGAAAGGGGTAATGCTTACCCACCAAAATATGGTATACAATGTTTTGAAAGTTCCACCCAGGGTGGGCCTCGTTAGCGGTGACCGTGCTCTTTCGATCTTGCCTGTTTGGCATATTTTTGAAAGAGCCATTGACTATGCCTTGTACGCTGAGGGCGCAAGTATAGCTTACACCAATGTTAGAGACCTAAGAGATGATTTTACCAAAATCCAACCTACGTTTATGGCCTCAGCTCCAAGGCTTTGGGAAAACCTATATCTTGGCATCAAACAAAAGTTAGAAAAGGCACCCGAAACCAGACGTAAACTTTTTGAATTTGCTTATGATGTTTGCAAAAAATGGAAGGATGCTACCGATTACCTGGCAGGAAATAAATTGCTCACAACGGAAGAAAACCCATTTGAACGTGCCAAAAATACAGCCCTTGCTCTCGCAAATTCCATCAACCTCTTCTTTTTAGCAAAGTTGTTAGATGGAATCGTATTCTCAAAGATACGAGATGTTTTGGGTGGCAAACTCCACGGCACCATTTCTGGCGGTGGAGCCCTACCCGCTCATGTCGATGAATTTTTCAATGTCATCGGAATCCCCGTTTATGAAGGCTACGGAATGACCGAATGTGCACCTATCATTTCTGTGCGCTCCGTTGGAAAAGTAGTCCAAGGCTCTGTGGGAAGTTGGCCGGAGGGAACTGCAGTTAAGATCCTAAATGATGCAGGCGAAATCGTTCCCAAAGGGAAGATGGGAATCATTCATGTGAAAGGACCCCAAGTGATGAAAGGCTATTACAAGAATGAAGAAGCTACCAACAAAACCTTAAAAGATGGCTGGCTGAATACAGGTGATTTAGGTTTTATTTCGTTTAATGACACACTTTCTGTCCGAGGGAGAGTGAAGGATACAATCGTACTATTAGGTGGTGAAAACGTCGAGCCAGTGCCAATTGAAAACCTTCTCTTAGAAAATGCTCTCATCAACCAAGTTATTGTTGTAGGGCAAGACCAAAAATCCCTTACCGCTTTGGTATGGCCGGACAAAGAAAGAATGAAGGAAGCTGGATTGTCTTTTTCAGAAGGAGAAGATTTCAATCAAAACAAAGAGGTGCGTGCATTCTACCAAAACATCATCAAAAAACAAATCTCTTCCGAGAATGGGTTTAAATCTTTTGAAAAACTTACGGACTTTCGTTTTCTTCCGAAGGCAATGGAAGTGGGCGATGAACTCACCAATCTTTTCAAAATGAAGCGAAACGTGATCCATGATAAATACAAAAATTTGATCCAGAGTATGTACAACTAAGATTGGTTATTTTCTAGATCTTTACAAATCTTTCCTGCGATTTCTGCTAAATCGCGGGAAAGATGAGGAAAATCTAAAACGGTTTGCAGTGCCATCAAGGCTAGTCCTTTCCTTTTAGCATCCTGCCATCTCACAGATTGAAAGGTTTTAGCAATCTGAGCCGCTATCTGCGGATTGATTTCATTCAAAAGCAATAGACATTCACACAACCAACGATAAGTAGCCCCATCCTTTCTATGAAAGGAAAGATGATTTCTTGCTAAGCTAGAAAGAACAGAGCGCACGCGATTCGGATTTTTCCAATTGAAATCTGAAGAGCTCACCAATGATTGTGCTCTTTCTAAAGCATCAGGTCCATAACTTACTTGAGCAGAGAACCATAGGTCTAGTGAGAGAACATCAGCTTTCCATTTATTATAGAATAACTGTATGCTAGTTTCTTTTTCTCGGTAAGAGCTCTCACAAAAGGCCCTAAGTACTGCAATTTCATCCGACATATGGTTTGCTTGTTTTTGTTGTTCCAAGGCAATTGAGATCACTTCATCTTTAGCTTGCGGCAGGTAAAATAAAAAGGAGAGAGCCATATTCTTGAGCCGACGTTTCCCAATATTCTCTCTATCTTGCGATGACATACTTCCTAAGTTTTCTTTGTAAACGGAAAATAAATCTGGCCGGAGTGTTGAGCTGATCTCTTGGAGCATCTTATGGCGTATCTCGTGGATTTCTTCAAATGCATAAACTTTTAATTCATCTGCTAAAATAGTGAGACCAGGAAATGCAAGTAAATAGCTTAAGTAGTCTTTGGGTAAAGTCTCTCTTGTCTCAATGAAATGTTTGTATAAGGCAATTGTATCAGAGGTAGAATTCTTTTGATTTTGTTCCCAACGGTTTCGGAACTCGCGAAAAATGATCTTTTGGAATGCAAAAAATTTGGAAAACCCGTCGGTTTCTTGTTTCGCCAAAAAAATCAATTCTCTCTCATCACGTTCAAAGGCTAGATGTACGGGTGCTGAATAGGATCGTAACAAGGAGAAAATAGGTTTGTTTACTAGGCCAGTCCAAACTTTCTCTTCCTGAACTGCTTTCATTTCCCATAACCCAGAGTCTAGGGATTTTGAATCTTGGTCGAACAAGGCATATTGGATGGGAAAAACAAGAGGAAGTTCTCCAGTCTCACTATCCTGTATTTTGATTTGGTAGGTACCTTCCGAGGGATTCCATTTTTCTTCGACTCGAAGTGTAGGAGTACCCTTTCTATGGTACCAATTGCGAAATTGCAGTAAAGAGTGATGGGAGACTTGTTCCATCGATGAAAGGAATTCTTCAAACGTAACCGCTTGTCCATCATAAGTATGCAAATAGAGCTGTAATCCTTTTCGGAAAGTATCTCGACCGATCAGATGCGATAACATTCGGATTACCTCAGCACCCTTCTCGTATACAGTGACTGTGTAAAAATTATTCATCTCTATATAGGATTTGGGAAGGATGGGATGTGCCATGGGACCTGCATCCTCTGGAAATTGGTGTTCCCATAAAATAAGAACATCTTTGATCCTCTTCACAGAAGGATCCGTTTTATCTTCTGTGAACCACTGGTCACGGAATACGGTAAGCCCTTCCTTAAGAGTTAAGTTGAACCAATTTCTAAGTGTGACTCTATTTCCTGTCCAATTGTGAAAGTATTCATGTGCGACAACAGCTAATATGGATTCAAAAGTATCATCGGTGGCAGAACTTTTATCAGCTAACACTAGTTTTGAGTTAAACAGATTCAGGCCTTTATTTTCCATCGCACCCATATTAAAGTCGTCAACTGCTACAATCATATACAAGTCGAGATCATACTCAAGGCCAAAGGTCTCTTCGTCCCAGCGCATTGCTTCTTTTAAGGCGAACATGGCAAAATC is a window of Leptospira ryugenii DNA encoding:
- the pepN gene encoding aminopeptidase N, with protein sequence MSSSSTELKPHFLEEYTSPLWITPEAKIRFDLDLERTIVRTDYLVEYVGDWEGEALPGVFFHGEGLGFLSLRINGAIAEPLQYHVSEDGLFLRIVPGRSFRLTVENSLSPKHNTALEGLYHSGSMLCTQNEPEGFRKITYSIDRPDNPIRFQVTLSAPKEEFPTLLSNGNLIHSQEWEDGRQEVVWEDPFPKPSYLFAIVAGNLQYRSDQWKTKSGRSIELRIYVEEKNLSKTDFAMFALKEAMRWDEETFGLEYDLDLYMIVAVDDFNMGAMENKGLNLFNSKLVLADKSSATDDTFESILAVVAHEYFHNWTGNRVTLRNWFNLTLKEGLTVFRDQWFTEDKTDPSVKRIKDVLILWEHQFPEDAGPMAHPILPKSYIEMNNFYTVTVYEKGAEVIRMLSHLIGRDTFRKGLQLYLHTYDGQAVTFEEFLSSMEQVSHHSLLQFRNWYHRKGTPTLRVEEKWNPSEGTYQIKIQDSETGELPLVFPIQYALFDQDSKSLDSGLWEMKAVQEEKVWTGLVNKPIFSLLRSYSAPVHLAFERDERELIFLAKQETDGFSKFFAFQKIIFREFRNRWEQNQKNSTSDTIALYKHFIETRETLPKDYLSYLLAFPGLTILADELKVYAFEEIHEIRHKMLQEISSTLRPDLFSVYKENLGSMSSQDRENIGKRRLKNMALSFLFYLPQAKDEVISIALEQQKQANHMSDEIAVLRAFCESSYREKETSIQLFYNKWKADVLSLDLWFSAQVSYGPDALERAQSLVSSSDFNWKNPNRVRSVLSSLARNHLSFHRKDGATYRWLCECLLLLNEINPQIAAQIAKTFQSVRWQDAKRKGLALMALQTVLDFPHLSRDLAEIAGKICKDLENNQS